From the Deinococcus radiopugnans ATCC 19172 genome, the window CCGCGCGGCCTCCGGGTGTTCGCGCAGGGTGTGCAGGACGTGGCGGGCGTCCACCACCGCCACCAGCGTCGTGACCCGGAAGGCCGCGCGCACCCCGCGTTCCATCAGGGTTGCCAGCACAGGCGTCGGATCGGCCACCCCCGACAGTTCCACGATCACGGCGTCGGGTTGCTGCTCACGCATGGAGATGGTCACCAGCGCCCGCAGCAGATCGTCGCGCCCGGTGCAGCACAGGCAGCCCGCCGTCAGTTCGGTCACGTCATCCTGCAACCGTTCGATCAGGCTGCCGTCCACCCCCGCCTGCCCGAACTCGTTGACGATCACGCCCAGCCGGTGCGGCAGGCTGCGGATCAGGTGGTTGACCAGGGTGGTCTTGCCCGCGCCCAGAAAACCGCCGATCACGATGATGGGAATGCGCGGGTCAGGGGTGGGGGCAGTCATAGATGGAGGATACGGGGTCTGTTCGCCCTTCAATGGAGACGGTACGGCAAAGCTGGACGGGCCGCAGGGCGCCGAATGTAACCGCGACACGATGTTCAGTATGCTGACCGGATGGACAAAACGATTCCCTTGCTGCTCGGCCTCGCCGTCCTGACAGCCCTGCCCGCTCAGGCCCAGACGCCCCAGACGGTGTTCATCAACGGCGTGGCCCTCCAGGCCAGCACCACGACAAAGAACGGCGAGACGTACTACCAGTTCAAGGCCAGCGATCTGAAACGCATCGGGGCCATCACCGCCGGGGGCGTGATTCCAAAAATCGAGGCGGTCAGGGGCTGCGTGGGCGACACGCTGTTCAACGGTGTCTACACCGTGCAGTTATTGGAGGCCGGCAACGAGGACAGCGCGTTCGGCGTCACCCTGAAGCTCAGCAACGCGTCCAGGGGGAAGCTGTACAACTTTATGGCGTTCTCGCCCTCGAACGTCGTGGCGGCCACCGACTCGGGCACCCTACCGCTCAACAATTATGTGGGCCAGTGGATCGACACCTTGCTCCCCGGCACGTCCATCACGCTGCACACCCGCACAGACACCCATGGAGCCGCGATAAAATGGACGCGGCTGCTGATTCGCCCGGAGGCCAGCGCGGTCAAGGACATGCAAAAGGCGGGCTTGCCCCTGGCCAAGGTCTACAACATGGAGTTTGACCTGACCTGCAAGAAGTAGGCGCCGGGGGCTGCGCCCGCCTCGGCGCAGATTTGCTCAGCCCAGGTTGGCGCGCTCCCACTCGTAGAACTCCGGCTTGTAAAATTCCAGGCGCACTTTCTTGTACTCCTTCGTCGAGTACAGGATGTCGTGGGGCACGCCGCCGGCCACCTCTTCCTCGATGGCCGCGATCTTGCCGAAGGCCTCCTCCTTGCTGCGGCCATGCACCATGGTGAAGATGGTGTAGGGCCATTCCGGGTAGGTGGGGCGCAGGTAGCAGTGAGACACCGCCTTGAATTCAGCCATCCGGCGGCCCACCTCGGCCACGTCGTCCTGCGGCACGGCCCACACGCCCATCGCGTTGAAGGTGAAGCCCGCCTTCTGGTGGCGGAACACGGCGGACACCCGGCGTAGCGCCCCGGCGGCCTTCATTTTCTCGGCGTGGGCGGCCACCTCATCGATGCTCAGGCCCAGCGCGGCGCAGGCGTCGGCGTAGGGTTCTTCGGTCACCGGCAGGTCTTTCTGGAATTCGGTGACGAAGGCGCGGTCTAGATCCGTGACCTCGTAGCCGATGTTGCGCTGCTCGGAGGTGTACTGGGGCTTTGATTTGGCGTTCCAGTCCTCCTTGCCGGTCATGTCGAACTCCACGCCGATCTTGAACAGGTGCAGCGTGGGCATCATGCGGGTCAGGCGGGCGCCGCTCAGCTCATGCAGCTTCTGGACGTGCGCTTCCAGATCGCTCTCGGGCGGCACGGCAATCGTGTACCACAGGTTGAAGTCGTGGTTGCGCTTGTAGTTATGGCTGACGCCGGGGTGCCCGTTCACGACTTCCGCACCCGCGTCCAGCTGATCCTCGTCGTGGACGGCGGCCACCAAGCTGCTCTGGTAGCCCAGCGTGCGCGTGTCGAAAATAGCGCTGACCTGCCGCAGCACGCCCTCCGCCTTGACCTCACGCAGAATGTCCAGGGCCTCGGCCTCGCTCAGGCCTACTTCCTCGGCAATGGCGCGGTAGGGGCGCTGGACGATGGGAATGTTTTTCTGGATGCGGTTGAGAAGCTGCTCACGCGCCGTGGGGAGCGTGGTTTCCGGGGCGGGCGTGGTGGCGGTCATGGGCGCAGAATAGGCCGTTCTGGGCGGCGAAACGTCCCCGAACGAGCGGTCAGGCGTGGGCGAAATAGTTCCACATACTCCGCATCAGATTGCGCATTGTGGGTCACACAGGAGGCAGGATGACTAAAATCGGTATTGCAGAACACGCTCTCGCCCTTGCCTGGGCGATAGACCTTGGATTTCCTGCCGCTGAGCAATTGCTGGAAGAATGGGCCACTCGGAACCTGTTGGAGCCTGAGGCTCCCCTCGTCGAACTCAGTGAAGCACTTGGCAGCTTCCCTCAGGAGCGAAGGCAGGCGCTGATGCGACTGGCCCATCACGCCACGCCATATGGGGCGGTTCGACTTCTCCTTGCCAACTTCAGCAGGGGCCTCGAAATTGACAGCAGCGTCCGATGCCTGAGCGTTTTCTATACGCTGGAGCGTTTTATTCGAGCGTCCGATGATGCGGGGCCACTTCCACGTCTACCTCTCAGTCGTGAGCGGACAGAAGGCATTTTCAAAACATATGGTTATGGGCGTGACGACTGGGAGGCCAGCGGGGAGGGAGAGCCAATCCGTGAGTCTGAGGCTTGTGATGCCATCGTCCACTTACTCAAAGCATTGAAGCCTGAAAGGGCAGCGGAAATAATCCAGGGTGCGTCACAATGTCACCCATGAGGAATCCCAAATGGTAACGGCCATCGTGATGGTGCAGGCAGACCGCCAGCGCGTGCAGGAAACCGCCGAGGCGCTCGCGGCCATCCCCGCCGTGCGCGAGGTCTACAGCGTGACCGGCGAGTGGGACATCGTGGCGATCCTGAAACTGGCCGAGTATGACCAGCTCGACGACGTGGTGACCGGCCACCTGCGCAAGGTGGAGGGCATTGCCCGCACCCAGACCATGCTGGCCTTCCGCACCTACAACGACGCGCTGCTCGATCAGGGCTTCGGGGTGGGGCTGGACGAGGGCCGGGCGAACAGAGGCAGTTAGGCGGCAGCTGTTCCACCAGTCCGCCGCGTCCCGGATGGATGAATGGGTTCCAGACGGGATGACGCGCATCCTGAGCCCGCGCTAGGCTGAAGGCCATGACAGCAACCCAGGAGAGGACGGCGGTGCTGCGCGAGCAGCTCGTCGCGTGGCGGCGGCACCTGCACATGAACCCCGAGGTGGGCTTTCACGAGCACCAGACCTCGGCGTACATCGAGGCCGAGCTGAAGAAGATGCCCGGGCTGACGGTCACGCGGCCCACCGAAACCAGCGTGCTGGCGGTGCTGAAGGGCAGCCAGCCGGGGCGCACGCTGCTGCTGCGGGCCGACATCGACGCGCTGCCGATCACCGAGGAGAACACCTTCGAGTTCGCCTCCAAAAACGAGGGGGTCATGCACGCCTGCGGTCATGACGGTCACACCGCGATTCTGCTGGGTGTCGCCAAACTGCTGTCCGAGAATCCTGGCGAGGTGCCCGGCGAGGTTCGCATGATCTTCCAGCACGCCGAGGAAATCGGCCCCGGTGGTGCGGAGGAACTGGTGATGGATACCGGGCTGATGGACGGCGTGGATCTGGTGACGGGCCTGCACCTGAACAGCCAGTTGCCCGCCGGAATGGTGGCGGTCAAACCGGGGCCGTTCATGGCCTCGCCCGACATGCTGGAACTGACCATCCAGGGCCGGGGCGGGCACGGCGCGCACCCCGAAGAGGCGGTGGACCCCATCGCAGTGGGCGCGCAGGTGGTCACCAACCTGCAGCACATCGTCAGCCGGGGGGTGGCGGCGCTGGAGCCCCTCGTGATCAGCATCACCTCGTTCCACAGCGGCACCACCCACAACGTGATTCCAGACCGCGCCACGATGCTGGGCACCGTTCGCAGCTTTGACCCCGAGTTGCGAAAGCGTGCGCCGGAACTGATCGAACGGGTCATCAAGGGCGTGTGCGAGGCCCACGGCGCCACCTACGAGCTGAACTACGAGTTCGGCTACCGCGCCCTGATCAACACCGACTGGGTGGCCGAACAGCTCAAGGCCATCGCGCTGGAAACGGTGGGGCCGGATCACTTCCGCGACGCCAAACCAACGATGGGCGGCGAGGACTTCAGCGCCTATCTGGAAAAAGCCCCCGGCGCGTACTTCAACGTCGGCTCCGGCAGCGACGAAGAAGACAGCCGCTGGCCGCACCACCACCCGCGCTTCACCATCGACGAGGCCAGCCTGGAAACCGGCGTGAAAATGCTGCACGCCGCCGCGCTGCGCCTGACGCTGCCGGCATGACGCCGGGCCTCCCGCAAAACCGCTCCAGCTGAGTTGCCGGCGACAACACCGCCCCCTGCTCTGAGGGGACGGTGTTGTCACCGGGGGTGCTGCGCCGGGGCCGACGTGCTGGACCGCATACCGACGTCCCGCGCCATCCTCCAGTTCATCCACCCGGCGGCACACCGTCGGTGGTTCCAGACCGCGACAGACACACCA encodes:
- a CDS encoding M20 family metallopeptidase — its product is MTATQERTAVLREQLVAWRRHLHMNPEVGFHEHQTSAYIEAELKKMPGLTVTRPTETSVLAVLKGSQPGRTLLLRADIDALPITEENTFEFASKNEGVMHACGHDGHTAILLGVAKLLSENPGEVPGEVRMIFQHAEEIGPGGAEELVMDTGLMDGVDLVTGLHLNSQLPAGMVAVKPGPFMASPDMLELTIQGRGGHGAHPEEAVDPIAVGAQVVTNLQHIVSRGVAALEPLVISITSFHSGTTHNVIPDRATMLGTVRSFDPELRKRAPELIERVIKGVCEAHGATYELNYEFGYRALINTDWVAEQLKAIALETVGPDHFRDAKPTMGGEDFSAYLEKAPGAYFNVGSGSDEEDSRWPHHHPRFTIDEASLETGVKMLHAAALRLTLPA
- a CDS encoding Lrp/AsnC family transcriptional regulator, with amino-acid sequence MTATTPAPETTLPTAREQLLNRIQKNIPIVQRPYRAIAEEVGLSEAEALDILREVKAEGVLRQVSAIFDTRTLGYQSSLVAAVHDEDQLDAGAEVVNGHPGVSHNYKRNHDFNLWYTIAVPPESDLEAHVQKLHELSGARLTRMMPTLHLFKIGVEFDMTGKEDWNAKSKPQYTSEQRNIGYEVTDLDRAFVTEFQKDLPVTEEPYADACAALGLSIDEVAAHAEKMKAAGALRRVSAVFRHQKAGFTFNAMGVWAVPQDDVAEVGRRMAEFKAVSHCYLRPTYPEWPYTIFTMVHGRSKEEAFGKIAAIEEEVAGGVPHDILYSTKEYKKVRLEFYKPEFYEWERANLG
- a CDS encoding Lrp/AsnC family transcriptional regulator; this encodes MVTAIVMVQADRQRVQETAEALAAIPAVREVYSVTGEWDIVAILKLAEYDQLDDVVTGHLRKVEGIARTQTMLAFRTYNDALLDQGFGVGLDEGRANRGS